The genomic DNA GTCTCCACCTGGAAGCCGCCCTCCGCGCGGTACGTCCCCGCCAGCCGCGCCAGCTCCGCCGGTTCGGCCGCGATCGGCGTCGCCGGGAGCGGGCGCGTGGGGAAGGGCGGGCGATGGATGGCGCGGACGCACGAATCGTCCAGCCCTTTCGCGTCGGCGGTGCGGATGAAGCGCACGATCAGCGGGGTGATGCAGCCGCCGGTGCCCACCAGCCCGTCGAGGGCGTGCGCTCCGCTGGGGACGACGACGTGCCGCCCGTTCGGCAGCGTCCGCAGCGCCTCCTCGCCCGCGGACGGCGGGGTGGCGGGATCCCATTCGCCCGTCAGCACCAGTACCGGTGCGTCGGAGCGCACCGGCTGCAGGAACTCGCGCGCCACGGGTGGAACGGGCCACGCCGCGCACGCCGCCTTCTGGTCGCGCACGCGGTAGCCGCCCAGGAAGGTCCCCGCCGCCATCCGCGCCGCCTCGGCCGCGTCGACGAACGGCACGTCCTCGGCGCAGGTGAAGGAGAGGTAGACCCCGTGGCTCCCCGAGTTCACGATCTCGCGCCGGCTGAACAGCGCCTGCTCGGCCGCCGGGCCCAGGTCACCGCGCGCGGCCTGGTGCAGCACGGCGGGCACCAGCGAGGCGGAGCTCCCGGAGTACGTCATGTACCGCACCCCTTCGGCGAACAGGTCGCGCGAGAGCGGCATCCGCACCGGCTCGCCGGTGGCCGGATCGGTCACCGTCACCTCCACCGGCCCCCGCTCCAGACGCGCCACCACCACCACGCGCAGGTCGTCGCCCAGCGCGGGGAACGCGGCGTTGCAGGCGGGCTCGCGCGCGCACTCGCCCAGCACGCCGTCCATCGCCCGCTGCGCGTCGGGCGCGGTGTGCAGCGGCATGGCGGCGTCGGTGGGAACGACGCCGTGGAGCACCGCGCTGCGCACCCGGTCCGGGTGCCGCCGCATGTACACCAGCGCGGTGCGCGTCCCCGCCGAGGTGCCGTACAGGTTCAGCCGCTCGTAGCCCAGCGCCGCGCGCACCTCGTCCAGGTCGTCGGCCGACGCGTCGTTGTTGTAGCGCGACAGGTCCGCGCGCCCCCGCCAGCGCTCGGCGCAGCGGCGGACACGCTCGGCCGGGTAGAACGCGCCCAGGTAGTCGGCCAGGCGCGGGCCGTACATCTCGCAGTCCAGCAGGTTGCTCCCGCCCGCCCCGCGCAGGTCCACCAGCAGGATGTCGCGCGCGTCGCGCAGCTCCGCCAGCTCCCCCGCCATCCCCGCCGCCTGCTCCACCGTGCCGCTCCCCGGCCCGCCCGGGATCGGCACCACCGGGTCGCGCGTGGCCGTCCCCGTCGCGGGGATGACCGCGAAGCGGATCGGGATCGTCCTCCCACTCCGCGCCTCGCGGTTCTCCCACACCTCCAGCGTGCCGCAGCGCGCCGCGCCCACGCCCGGCAGCGTGCACGGCTCCACGTGAAGCCTCGGCTGCGCGACCGCGGGTGCGGCGGCGAGGATCCCCAGCACGACGGAGAAGAGGAACGAACGGGTCATCGTGAGCTCTCCTGGAGGGATTCGAGAGCGGGCGTCCGCGCGCGCGAACGCCGTCCATCTGCCGTTCGACAGTGCGAGCAGAGCACGGGTTGCAAGACCCAGGTGTTTCGCGAGCCGCTCGTCTGCAGCCACGGCGGAAAGGTAAACGCACCTCGCGCTTGAGGTTAGCCGGACACCGCAGGCGTTTGCGGGCGCATTGGCCAAGTACACACCGAGCACACGTTTACGGTCTCTCCTGGGGTATTGATTCGGGAAATGTTCGGGTTTAGATTATCCGAAGATAAACCGAAGTACCACTACCCGCTTTTGCCCGATGGAGGATCGAGACGATGGTCGAGCCGAACAACCCCGTTCCCCACTCCAGAGAGGCCACCGTGGCGCATCTCCGCGAGATGGCCGCGGCGCGTGTGGAGAACACCTCGCTCCGCGGAGTGGCGCGGGAGATCGGGATGAGCCCCACCGGGCTGAAGAAGTTCCTGATGGGCACCGCTCCTTACTCGCCCACGCTGCGCCGCCTGCGCAAGTGGTACCTGCAGTACGCCGCGCTCCCGTTCGCCGAGGTGACGTACCAGGAGGCGTCGGCCGCGCTGGTGGTGCTGACGCACGACCTGACGTCCGAGGCGCGCCGCACCGCGGTGGACGGCGTGCTGGACTCGCTGGAGCGCGGCTACGAGGCCGGCGGCCGCGCGCGCCCGCGCTGGGTGGACGAGCTGCGCGCGGAATACGGGACGCGCAAGCAGAGCTGATCACCCGAACCCGGGCCCCTCGCCCGCCACGACAATGCAGATCTTCCCTCGCCGATGAGCGAGGCTGGCCACCCTCGGCCGGCCTCGCTCTCTGCTTTGGGGGACGCATCGGAGTAGTCTCACGCGGAGGCGCGGAGAACGGTGGAGAAACTCATCGCGGCGGTGAGTTCTCCGCTGTTCTCCGCGTCTCCGCGTGAGGCCAAATAGATCGTCAGCTACCCGCGCCGGATCATCCCGCGACGGCGATCACCCGGTCTCCGGCGACCACGTAGATGCGGTCGCCGGGGGCCACTTCCACGTCGGCGGTGCCGGTGAACGCGCCGAAGGCGGGAAGCACGCCCACACGCGCGCCGAAGTGGAAGCAGGGGAGCCGCTCCCGCTGCCGTCCCACCCCGCGCAGCTTGACGGAGGGATGGAGATGCCCCGCGAGCACGTACCCCGCGGGCGACTCGAACGGGTGGTGCGAGAGGAGGAAGGGCGGGTCCGCGCAGGGCTGGTCGCAGCAGTCGATGCGCAGCTCGCCGGGGGGGTCGCCGGCGTGGCGGTCGTGGTTGCCGCGGATCAGCGTCACCGGGAGCGAGGCGTGCCGTTCGCGCCACGCGCGCACCGTCTCGAGCGTCGCCGGCTGGCGCGAGGTGCGGGCGTGGAAGAGGTCGCCCAGGATGGTCAGCCGCGCGGCGCCCGTGCGCTCCAGCGCGCGCGAGAGTCGCTCCAGCCCCTCCGCCGTGGTCCCGCCGGGAACGGGAACGCCCGCCGCGCGGAACGCCGCCGCCTTCCCCCAGTGCGGATCGGCCACCAGCAGCTCGCCGGTGCGCGGTCGGAAGAGCGCGCGCTCGTGAAGGAGGAGCACGCGCTCGCCGGCTACCTCCGTCTCCACGTCCCCCACCGCCGGTCCGCTCAGGGGATGATCACCAGCCGCTGCGCCACCCACACGCTCACCGGCCGCCCGTTCTGCTCGGCCGGCGTGTAGCGCAGGTACGCCACCGCGGCCGACGCCGCCTGGCGTGCCGCGCGGTGCGTGGACCAGATCACCTGCGACGTGGTCACGTGCCCGTGCTCGTCGATCCGCAGCCAGAACGCCACCGTGTCCGGTTGGGCGGCGCCCGCCCCGTCAGCCGCGTGTTCGGCATATGCCAGCGCAGCCAGCGCCTCGGCCACCAGCGGCCGATTGGTCAGGACGGGGCGCTTCTGCACCGACGGCAGCTCGAGCGCATAGTCGTCCAACGGCACCACGTCGGTCATGAAGTCGTTCGGCTCCGGCGGCACGGCCGCGCCGGCCGCGCCCGAGACGGGGTAGGAGATGGCGTCGTCGAGAAGGAAGTCGGCGATCCCGGTCGTGACGGGCGGATCGTTCGGCGCCGGAGGCGGGTCCGCCGGGGCAGCATCGCCCGCGCCGGCGTTCTCGCCGGCGTCCGGCGCCGCCTGCGCGGGATCGAACCGCGAATCGTAGATGGGATCGTCGCTCTCGTCCGCGCCCGAGCTGCCGGCCACCGCGATAAAGGCGAACAGCGCCAGGACGGCGCCCGCGACGATGGCGGAGAAGCGCACGGGTCCCGCCTTCCGGGTCAGCACCACGCCCGTGCACATGATCAGGCCCAGGATCCCCAGCAGCTGCAGGAACCCGGCGCCCATGAACATGAGCACGAGGGCCGGGAGCACGTACGTCAGCGGGCTCCGCAGCGGCCCCGGGCCCTGCTGCGCCACCATCCACTTCAGCGGCTTGTGCACGCCGTACGGCGACACCTTGGGCGCGGCGGGAGCGGCCCCCGCCGCGGCGAACGGCGCCGCTGCGGGCACGCCCCGGCGCGGCCGGCGTGGACGCGGCGCGGGCACAGAGACCGGCGCGCCGACGGGGAACGGGTCGCGCCCGCCCAGCAGCCGCGCGCGCTCGCACCACGGGCACGCGCCCAGGTGCGGCGCGAAGCGGTGCAGGGGATTGGCGCCGCATTCGAGGAGACGTCCCTCCGCGGCCTCCAAGGCGTCGCGCCACTCCGCCGCCGTCGGCCGCGCCGCCGGGTCCGCGTATCCGGCAACGAAGGCACGGACGAACATCTCCCGCACCTCGGCGTCGAGCGCGTCGAAGGGCGGGGAAAGCCGCGGCGGGTGCACCTCGTCCTCGCCCGACGCGTGGGGGAAGAGGCCGCGGCGGATGCGCTCCTCCACCGGCGCCGCGTCCGCCTCGCCCAGCCGCACGGCGAACGGGTGCGTCCCCTCCATCAGCAGGAGGAAGAGGAGGACGGCCAGGCCGAAGCGGTCGTGCTCGGGGGCGCGGTCCACCGTGCCGAAGCTCACCCCCTGCAACTCGGGCGGGGTGAACTCCGCCTTCCCCACCTTGGAGCGGTAGATGCCACCGCCCGTGTCGCGCACCTGAAGCGAGTCGGCATCCACCAGCGTCACCCGCGCGTCCGCCGGAGCGACGAGGAGGTTGCTCTCGTTCACGTCGCCCACCACGTAGCCGGCGGCGTGCAGCGCGTCGAACGCCGCGGCCAGGTTCCGCCCGGCGCGGTGCAGCAGCCCGAAGTGGAAGCCCGGCGCGTGCGCGCGGCGGGTGACCGGGTTGTAGAACTCGAAGACCCGCGGCCCCTCGGCGAAGGGCATCACGAACCCCGCGAAGCCGCGCTCGTGCAGCAGCACGTCCAGCGGCCAGGCGATCGACGTCCCCTCCGGCATGGCGGGGGGACGGGCCAGCATCAGCGCCAACTTGCGCGCCCGCTCGATCGTCGGGTCGTGGTAGATCTTGGCGACGAGCCCCGCATCCCCCGGCACGTGGTAGACGACGGCCTCGCCCCCGGCGCCGATCTCGCGCTCGGGGTCCAGCGCCAGCATCTCCAGCGTGGAGCGGCGGCGGTAGAGGGGGATGGACGGCGCGGCGGTGTCGGTCACGGCACGAAGTAGAGGGTGGCCTGGACCCACGTGGGAACCGTGTTGCCGTCCGCCTGCTGCGCGGGGTTGAAGCGCATCGCGGCCGCGGCGCGCAGCGCGGCTTCATCGAAGCGCGGGTCGGTGGACCGCACCACGTACAGCCCCGTCGAGTTCGGCGTGCCGTCGCGCTCCACCAGGATGCGCACGTCCACGTTGGCGATCAGCCGCAGGTTGCGCAGCTCGGGGGGATAGTACGTGGCCGCGAGACCCGCGATCTCGCGCGCGTTGACCAGCTCCGGCGACACCGTCACCGACGCGTCGGGATATGCCAGCTGCACCGTGGGCTCGGGCATCACCGCGCTCGGCGGCCCCCAGGCGTCGGGCGCGTCCGGGGCGTCGGGGATGTCGAAGCGGTCGGCGAAGGTGGGACGCGAGCCGTCGGCGTACGACGGCCCGCCGCGCGTCATCGCCGCCACGAACGACCAGACGACGAGCAGGATCACCGCCCAGGCCACCGTGCCCAGGCGCAGGCGCTGGAGGTTGAGCCCGCCGCTGAAGACCCGGCGCAGGGCCAGGAAGAAGACGATCAGCCCCAGCATGCGCCCTCCGCCGCTGGCGCCGAAGAGGCAGGTGAGCGCGGCGGGCGGCATCCACACCAGCGGGCTCCCCAGCGCGGCCGGGCCGAACGCGGGCTGCATCCACGCCGGCATGGCGGCCACCGCCGCGGCGGAGCGGG from Longimicrobium sp. includes the following:
- a CDS encoding alpha/beta fold hydrolase — translated: MTRSFLFSVVLGILAAAPAVAQPRLHVEPCTLPGVGAARCGTLEVWENREARSGRTIPIRFAVIPATGTATRDPVVPIPGGPGSGTVEQAAGMAGELAELRDARDILLVDLRGAGGSNLLDCEMYGPRLADYLGAFYPAERVRRCAERWRGRADLSRYNNDASADDLDEVRAALGYERLNLYGTSAGTRTALVYMRRHPDRVRSAVLHGVVPTDAAMPLHTAPDAQRAMDGVLGECAREPACNAAFPALGDDLRVVVVARLERGPVEVTVTDPATGEPVRMPLSRDLFAEGVRYMTYSGSSASLVPAVLHQAARGDLGPAAEQALFSRREIVNSGSHGVYLSFTCAEDVPFVDAAEAARMAAGTFLGGYRVRDQKAACAAWPVPPVAREFLQPVRSDAPVLVLTGEWDPATPPSAGEEALRTLPNGRHVVVPSGAHALDGLVGTGGCITPLIVRFIRTADAKGLDDSCVRAIHRPPFPTRPLPATPIAAEPAELARLAGTYRAEGGFQVETRVDGGRLHLRVPQRDFALIPVGPGLFRLLGVPFVYARFVRAGDAVTSLELIEGGGPPTTLARQ
- the pdeM gene encoding ligase-associated DNA damage response endonuclease PdeM — protein: MGDVETEVAGERVLLLHERALFRPRTGELLVADPHWGKAAAFRAAGVPVPGGTTAEGLERLSRALERTGAARLTILGDLFHARTSRQPATLETVRAWRERHASLPVTLIRGNHDRHAGDPPGELRIDCCDQPCADPPFLLSHHPFESPAGYVLAGHLHPSVKLRGVGRQRERLPCFHFGARVGVLPAFGAFTGTADVEVAPGDRIYVVAGDRVIAVAG